Within Takifugu rubripes chromosome 20, fTakRub1.2, whole genome shotgun sequence, the genomic segment TGCGTCATTGAGCACCGTAGCTAACGGCTAGCATCACGTATGAGCTAATACACGGTTAGCTttctattaaaaacaaaactaacaCCTAAAGAAAAATCTCTCACTTAATTTTCatgctttattttctgcatATTCGCATATTTAAAAATGCCAGTATCCATGAATTGGGTGgtaatgtttggtttttttcaaATCTGACATTGCTCATGTCTATGCACATAGTTGTTCATATTTGTTCAGTTTTGAACTGTTTGTGAACATTGACCAAGGTGATcaataaatgtcacttttatGTTCATCTCATTTTAGGTATTGAGAACCTACCATGCGAGTTACAGAGAAACTTCACTTTGATGCGAGATCTGGACAATAGAACTGAAGGTGAGCCCTTTAGGAGTTTCCATATTAAACATAACTTATATTCTTAAAACGAAATTTCAAAAAGGTGGAGGCCCTTTCCCCAACAGCTGTCATCGCTAAACAATAAATGCCACATTTTCCCAAATGTTTGAGAGTATCAGACTATATTTCAGCACTTCTGGGATGGTTTATGTCATCTATTGTGATGATACATTGATGCAAAACTATTACAGGCGTGTTATTGTGAAAACAATTCTTGACCTGAGTGTAATACAACAGGAAACAATAAAACAGCATCATTTTTCTGTCAACAAAAATTCCTTTTTACAGAAAAGAAAGCAGAGATTGAAAAACTGGCGGAGGAGTACGTCGTAACGGTGAAGAACCTGGCCTCGGAGCAGCGAGTGGAACACCTGCAAAAGATCCAAAATGCCTACAGCAAATGTAAAGAGTTCAGCGACGACAAAGTGCAGCTTGCGATGCAGACTTATGAGATGGTCAGTGCAGAATGCTTCACAAATATTTGTTCCAAGGTGTCAAAGTCCTACATAATACCTGTTTGATCTGCAGGTGGACAAACATATCCGCAGACTGGATGCAGATCTTGCGCGCTTTGAGAACGAGTTAAAGGAGAAACTGGAAGTGGGCGGTTATGAGAGCACCGACGGGAGAGCAGTGAAGAGTGAGCTGCCGGCTGAAAGGCTTCCAATCTTGGTTGCCAAACAGGCTCGTGTACGTCTCCATCTCACGGTGTGTTTTCCACAGAAAGTGAGAGCCGTGGGCTCCGGGAGAAACGCGGCTCcaaggggagaggaagaaaaggttcAGATGAGGATTctcctaaaaagaaaaagatgaaaaacaggTACCTTCAGGCTGAACTCCCACAGTGCAGTtctcttgttttgcttttgttaatTCCCATTTGTGTCTGATCTGCAGCCCAGATTTGAGTGACGCCCTCCTGCCCATGCAGCCGTCAGACGTGTTGGACATGCCGGTTGACCCCAACGAGCCCACCTACTGCTTGTGTCACCAGGTGTCGTATGGAGAGATGATCGGATGTGATAACCCGGATGTAAGTGTTCGGCTCTTCGGGTGTTTTGGAAGCGTCAGCATCAGCCTGGTTTTTATACCCGTCCCGTGTCTCATTCTCCAGTGTCCGATCGAGTGGTTTCATTTTGCGTGCGTCGACCTCGCCACCAAACCCAAAGGCAAATGGTAAGAGCTTTGCTTCCATTATCAGCTTACGTTACGTTACTAGATGTTACGTACGTAATATCTCATCCCTTTGCCTGTCTTGAACTCAGGTTTTGTCCACGATGTACCcaagacaagaagaagaaatgagatTTTAATTCGACTTTCAGAAGCTCTAATAACGTAGTTTTGACGTGTTTGGATAGTGTGGTATAaatttctgcacatttcatttccttttgctCAGTTTTAAAAACGGTGGGTCGTACACTTGTTTCAAAGCCCAAATCTGCATTTGGATTATAGCGCCACCTGTGATAGACCCCTCTTATAGACGTTACAACGGTGACGTTCAGGTTACCAGAGCTGGCTTTATGTAAATTGACGTTTTTCTTCGTAAACACTGGGAAAATCACTCTGTAGAAGAGTTTAAAACTGCAATGTTGTCAAAGTCCTTGACCTAAAATCAGATAATGTATTTTACTATAACAAATTTTACTATAAGAAATCAGATAAGTCTTCAGTATACttgaaattttattttaaagaagtcTATTTTTAAACCTAATTGAGAGCCTGCTGAGAATTGACAGATCTGAACACCTTAATCCTCTTGtgtcacatttttctgttaCCTACCTCTTTAGTGAACCATCAGTACCGGGGCAGGACTGCCATCCTTTACATTCTAGTTGTGTTTTAAATAAGCTTCAACCAAACAAGCAGAGCGGTGTTCACGCGTTTTAAATCCCTGACACAGGTCTGAATGTATTGTGGTACTAGGTCATCGTCTCTTGTCGACTGAATGAGGTATTTAAGCACTTTGAATGAAATTTGTACCAGCTTTGATACTGCGGGCTTATGTTTTACGATAGGTTCTCCTTTATCTGTCTGTGCTTTACTTAAAACCATTCATATATGTTTGTATATGAGAACTATATTTTGTGGACACATTCTTTTCCAAAGATCTCTTCATCGTATTGCTTTTGGTGTGCATTCAACAAATTGTATTTAATAGAATATTAACCTCTTTGTATTCAGCTGTGAATATCTTTTAGGTCCAACTCATAAGTAAGAGCCAAAGTCTTTGTATTTTGTAAATTTCAGTATTTTATAATAAATATTCACTATTAGTTCTGCGTGATTTTATTCAACCCCAGACGGGAATGTTCAGAAATTCTTTAACAATGACTGTAGGTCAGGAAAACGTGGAGAGAAGATGGCTCACAGGTCAAATCGAGACAGTGTATCAATTTGTTGTTTCTATATACAGGAGTTCACGTAAAATGTGGGGCAATAGAGTCTTAAAATCCATCATCGGAGTCATCGTCCCAGCTGCACTTGGCTTGGGTGCTCTTGAAATCCTTTTCCAGGTCATAAACAAAGTCGGCGGCGTCCCGGTGCCTCCGATTCCTCTCAAACACTTCATCCATTTGGTTCTTCTTGCGAGCCAACCTGTCATCGTCCAGTTTGTTCAGGTCTTCGTCGGGGTCTAGGCTGAATGAAGCCAGGCTGTGTTCCAAGCTGAAACCCTGCAAATGATCTCGCAGGATGATGTGGAGCTTCTCCAGCTGGGCCTGGGACACTCCCTCCAGGTAGGTCTGGTGCCGGGGGTGGTTCTTCAGCCTTTCTGCAGCCATGCTGTGGTCTAGGAATAAAATAAGGGCCTTTTATTACCGCAAGATCTTCATTTGGGATCACTACAGAAAGAATTATAAAGGCAGTATGCATCTTAAAAGGGGGGAATCAACCCTTTTTTGGACAAGGACTGCACAAATCCCAGAATAATAAAGTAAGACGTTTTCCGTGTAGTTATGTTTCCATACCAGAAAATTTGGAGAAGTTCCGTATCGGTATAGTTCGTTTTCGCAGTGTTTTACTCTCCTTGTGCTCGTAAATTAAGATTATAGCTGGAGGACTGAACTTCACTCCACACCGTTTTGCTTCGAAGCTCATATTCGGTTTACCTCTGCAGCAGAGCGACTTTGAAATGGTCGACACTAGGttctaaataataaaatataacatAGTTATGAACAATAcgtataaataaatacatcGATACCATCAGCTATTTCGGCAAACCAAGAGGTCCTTTTGTATTGGTTGCCTCGGATATTTCAATCAGAGCTGTCTTCAAAGAAGCCTGCTTGTACTcatcaaaataaatacatgTATTTGCACTATAACCAAAATTTCAACAATTAAAAATTACCAACAGTTAATCTGAATCTCTACCTGTTAATTTATCAAGTCGCTAGCTTTCTAGGACGTCTgtttatttaactttattttcagGCACTATTAAGCTTCCCCGTAGGTAAAAAGGGACCTTCAACTGCATTTTC encodes:
- the cep19 gene encoding centrosomal protein of 19 kDa; the encoded protein is MSFEAKRCGVKFSPPAIILIYEHKESKTLRKRTIPIRNFSKFSDHSMAAERLKNHPRHQTYLEGVSQAQLEKLHIILRDHLQGFSLEHSLASFSLDPDEDLNKLDDDRLARKKNQMDEVFERNRRHRDAADFVYDLEKDFKSTQAKCSWDDDSDDGF
- the ing5a gene encoding inhibitor of growth protein 5a, which encodes MATAIYLEHYLDSIENLPCELQRNFTLMRDLDNRTEEKKAEIEKLAEEYVVTVKNLASEQRVEHLQKIQNAYSKCKEFSDDKVQLAMQTYEMVDKHIRRLDADLARFENELKEKLEVGGYESTDGRAVKKSESRGLREKRGSKGRGRKGSDEDSPKKKKMKNSPDLSDALLPMQPSDVLDMPVDPNEPTYCLCHQVSYGEMIGCDNPDCPIEWFHFACVDLATKPKGKWFCPRCTQDKKKK